One Astyanax mexicanus isolate ESR-SI-001 chromosome 3, AstMex3_surface, whole genome shotgun sequence genomic region harbors:
- the crabp2b gene encoding cellular retinoic acid-binding protein 2b — MEGKITDFSGTWKMKSSENFEELLKALGVNVFLRKIAVAAASKPSVEISQQGETLSIQTSTSVRTTHVSFTVGESFNEATVDGRPCTSFPKWETDRKITCEQTLQKGEGPKTSWTRELTNDGELILTMSAADVVCTRVYERE, encoded by the exons ATGGAGGGAAAAATCACGGATTTCTCTGGAACCTGGAAAATGAAAAGTTCAGAGAACTTCGAGGAGCTGCTGAAAGCTCTCg gtgtaaatgtgtttttgaggaAGATTGCAGTGGCAGCGGCATCCAAGCCCTCAGTGGAGATCTCACAGCAGGGTGAGACCCTCTCCATCCAGACCTCCACCAGCGTACGCACCACCCATGTGTCCTTCACGGTGGGAGAGTCGTTTAACGAGGCCACTGTGGATGGACGACCATGCACG AGTTTTCCTAAATGGGAGACAGATAGAAAAATCACATGTGAGCAGACACTGCAGAAGGGCGAGGGGCCCAAGACATCCTGGACACGTGAGCTGACCAACGACGGAGAGCTTATTCTG aCCATGAGTGCTGCAGATGTTGTCTGCACCCGTGTTTATGAACGAGAGTGA
- the scamp3 gene encoding secretory carrier-associated membrane protein 3: MSKYTSFPEPSDDHNPFQDPSVTQHSSNTDYPTLDLYNPFDTRTAGPPPPYDATPPPAQTPPSRTTPTEPRNYGSYGTQQAAVSATTADLLRKQEELERKAKELERRERELDSQSRSTGSSRQNNWPPLPSFCPVGPCFYQDINVEISQAFQRTVTIMYYFWMFTASVLAFNLISCLSLFCVDPSGGVGLGLAILWILLFTPCSFVCWYRPVYKAFRSDSSFNFFAFFFIFFAQVVVYVIMTIGIPGWGFSGWIVGLYALKKNVAVGVIMLLNAVLFTAQAAMGVVMLKKVHSMYRQTDASFQKAQAEFATEVFSNQTVRQAAASATASAAQGAFTGAR; this comes from the exons ATGTCAAAGTACACGAGCTTCCCGGAGCCGAGCGACGACCACAACCCCTTCCAG GACCCTTCAGTCACACAGCACAGCAGCAACACGGACTACCCAACTCTAGACCTCTACAACCCGTTCGACACCAGGACTGCTGGG cCTCCACCTCCTTATGATGCCACACCTCCACCGGCTCAGACTCCGCCCAGCAGAACCACTCCTACAGAACCCAGAAATTATGGGTCCTACGGCACGCAG CAAGCTGCAGTAAGTGCCACTACTGCGGACCTCCTGAGGAAGCAGGAGGAGCTGGAGAGGAAAGCGAAGGAGCtggagaggagggagagagagctagACTCGCAGTCCCGCAGCACTGGATCCT CTCGTCAGAATAATTGGCCTCCTTTGCCGTCTTTCTGCCCGGTGGGACCCTGTTTCTACCAGGACATTAATGTGGAGATCAGCCAAGCATTCCAGCGCACGGTCACCATCATGTACTACTTCTGGATGT TTACGGCCTCTGTTCTGGCCTTTAACTTGATATCCTGCCTGTCTCTATTCTGTGTGGATCCCAGTGGCGGAGTGGGCCTGGGTCTGGCTATCCTCTGGATTCTGCTTTTTACTCCGTGTTCATTTGTCTGTTGGTACAGGCCTGTGTACAAAGCCTTCAG GAGTGACAGTTCTTTCAACTTCTTTgcattcttcttcatcttctttgcTCAAGTGGTTGTGTATGTCATCATGACCATTGGAATCCCAGGATGGGGCTTCAG TGGGTGGATAGTGGGTCTCTATGCACTGAAGAAAAATGTTGCGGTTGGAGTGATCATGCTGCTGAATGCTGTGCTCTTCACTGCCCAGGCTGCCATGGGAGTGGTCATGCTGAAGAAG GTCCACTCTATGTACAGGCAGACTGATGCCAGTTTCCAGAAGGCCCAGGCTGAGTTTGCCACTGAAGTATTTTCCAATCAGACAGTGCGTCAGGCTGCTGCGAGCGCCACGGCTTCAGCAGCACAGGGGGCTTTCACAGGAGCCCGGTAG